The Caloranaerobacter ferrireducens genome has a window encoding:
- a CDS encoding ABC transporter substrate-binding protein, which produces MKKSLSLILIIVMMSLLVIGCGTNSEKVTNTEANVSTNSLKGTTIKVFAAYGGKDQIFSEFEKDTGIKVEYLGMSSGEVLARIRAEKGKPLADVWFGGGVDSFIAAKNDGLLEKYVSKEAEKIPVQFKDKDGYWTGVSLVTVNFIVNEQISKEKGIEIPQKWTDLLKPEFKDEVLMSNPSISGTAYTILSGILQTMGKEEGWAFLEELNKNIPYYAKRGSEPPKKAALGEVIVGLAPDTGEKLKAEGYPIVSVFPKDGTPWWPSPVAILKGAENLEGAKAFVDWCLSEKGQRVLRDNCPRVPTREGIELPEVLKGIKDAKLMNIDFEVAGKERDSIVEEWKQRFGN; this is translated from the coding sequence GTGAAGAAGAGTTTATCGTTAATTTTAATCATCGTAATGATGTCTTTACTTGTTATTGGTTGTGGTACTAATAGTGAGAAAGTAACTAATACTGAAGCAAATGTAAGCACAAATTCTCTAAAAGGTACGACTATTAAGGTGTTTGCTGCTTATGGTGGCAAGGATCAGATTTTTTCAGAATTTGAAAAGGATACAGGTATAAAAGTTGAGTATTTAGGTATGTCATCAGGTGAAGTTTTAGCACGTATTAGAGCAGAAAAAGGTAAGCCGTTAGCAGATGTATGGTTTGGCGGTGGAGTAGATAGTTTTATAGCTGCTAAAAACGACGGGTTATTAGAGAAATATGTATCTAAAGAAGCGGAAAAGATTCCTGTTCAATTTAAGGATAAAGATGGATATTGGACTGGAGTTTCTTTAGTAACTGTTAACTTTATAGTTAATGAACAAATAAGTAAAGAAAAAGGTATTGAAATACCTCAAAAATGGACGGACTTACTAAAACCTGAATTCAAAGATGAGGTATTAATGTCTAATCCATCAATATCAGGTACAGCCTATACTATATTAAGCGGTATTTTACAAACAATGGGTAAAGAAGAAGGCTGGGCATTTTTAGAAGAGTTGAATAAAAACATACCGTATTATGCAAAGAGAGGTAGTGAACCTCCAAAGAAAGCAGCTTTAGGAGAAGTTATAGTTGGATTAGCTCCTGATACAGGTGAAAAGCTAAAAGCAGAGGGATATCCAATTGTATCAGTGTTTCCTAAGGATGGAACTCCATGGTGGCCATCCCCAGTAGCTATATTAAAAGGAGCTGAAAACTTAGAAGGAGCTAAGGCTTTTGTAGATTGGTGTTTATCTGAGAAGGGTCAAAGAGTATTAAGAGATAATTGTCCTAGGGTACCTACAAGAGAAGGTATAGAGTTACCTGAAGTATTGAAAGGAATTAAAGATGCTAAATTAATGAATATAGATTTTGAAGTTGCTGGAAAAGAGAGGGATTCTATTGTTGAAGAATGGAAACAAAGATTTGGCAACTAG
- a CDS encoding ABC transporter permease, producing MLKNGNKDLATRYSGVSKLDTPFHNFLRISIYLLVIGGLLIFILWPIVAVLFESVYYNGILDFSNYKQIFTENRQLLINSLFIALLSTSLAVFLGLCIALFITHSNNRGKRVVFSILLLTMISPPFVSSLAYIMLFGKRGIITYKLLGLSINPYGWHGIVLMQSIGFTSLAALLLIGVLRGIDRSLEQASMDLGASSFQTLIKVTIPLAKPGIIAAILLVFIRSLSDFGTPIIIGGGFSVLATEAYLNVIGLYNMPKAAAMSTLLLLPALVIFIVYRFIMGKSQFFSTKTVSVGDREIKLSRWINIFLAVITWSFVILMVLKYLTIFYGAFAKTWRVDFSLSLRHVKALNIRKLNSFIRSLKYSLIAGFLGSVVGILISYITERKKIIGWQALDFIATLPFMIPGTFFGIGYILAFHDYPLAFTGTAFIVVVNCIFRQLPIGTKAGTAVLSQLNPELEYSAMDLGAQELHVLKDIIMPAVKPAFLVSFINIFTATMTTIGSIIFLVSPESKVATVEMFDAIKNGDIGLGAVFSNLIIISVLIINISFSWLVLKKKKNTYSSNGGTGYVSTIETINQRV from the coding sequence TTGTTGAAGAATGGAAACAAAGATTTGGCAACTAGATATTCTGGGGTATCTAAATTAGATACCCCATTTCATAATTTTTTAAGAATATCTATTTATCTACTCGTAATTGGTGGACTATTAATTTTTATACTTTGGCCTATAGTAGCTGTATTATTTGAAAGTGTTTATTATAATGGAATATTGGATTTTAGCAATTATAAACAGATATTTACAGAAAATAGGCAGTTATTAATTAATAGTTTGTTTATTGCGTTACTTTCGACTTCACTTGCCGTATTTTTAGGTTTATGTATAGCTTTATTTATAACACATTCAAATAATAGAGGGAAAAGAGTAGTTTTTTCTATATTGCTATTGACGATGATTTCGCCACCATTTGTTTCTTCATTAGCATATATAATGCTATTTGGCAAAAGAGGTATAATAACTTATAAATTACTTGGTTTATCTATAAATCCATATGGATGGCATGGTATTGTATTGATGCAGTCCATAGGGTTTACCTCTTTAGCGGCTTTACTGCTTATCGGTGTTTTAAGAGGGATTGATAGAAGTCTTGAACAAGCATCAATGGATTTGGGAGCTAGTAGTTTTCAAACATTAATTAAAGTAACTATACCATTAGCTAAGCCAGGAATTATAGCTGCTATATTGCTTGTTTTTATAAGGTCTCTTTCTGATTTTGGCACACCGATTATCATTGGAGGAGGATTTAGTGTATTAGCAACAGAGGCATATTTAAATGTTATTGGGCTTTATAATATGCCAAAGGCTGCTGCTATGAGTACATTACTTCTTTTACCTGCGTTAGTAATATTTATTGTTTATCGTTTTATTATGGGTAAGTCACAGTTTTTTTCAACAAAAACTGTTAGTGTGGGAGATCGTGAGATAAAATTATCTAGATGGATTAATATTTTTTTAGCAGTAATTACTTGGTCTTTTGTAATACTAATGGTATTAAAATATTTAACTATTTTTTATGGTGCTTTTGCTAAGACTTGGAGAGTAGATTTTTCTCTAAGTTTAAGACACGTGAAGGCGCTTAATATTAGAAAACTAAATAGTTTTATTCGCAGTCTTAAATATTCTCTGATTGCTGGGTTTTTAGGTAGTGTTGTAGGAATACTTATATCATATATTACAGAAAGAAAAAAGATTATTGGATGGCAGGCGTTAGATTTTATTGCAACATTACCATTTATGATACCAGGTACTTTTTTTGGTATAGGTTATATACTAGCTTTTCATGATTATCCTTTAGCTTTTACAGGAACAGCATTTATCGTTGTAGTCAATTGTATTTTTCGCCAGCTACCTATAGGGACAAAAGCTGGAACAGCGGTTTTAAGTCAGTTAAATCCCGAATTGGAATACAGCGCAATGGATTTAGGTGCACAAGAACTTCATGTTCTTAAAGATATTATTATGCCAGCTGTTAAGCCTGCATTTTTAGTAAGTTTTATAAATATTTTTACAGCAACAATGACGACAATTGGGTCTATTATTTTTCTTGTTTCACCTGAGTCTAAAGTTGCAACTGTAGAGATGTTTGATGCTATTAAGAATGGAGACATTGGACTTGGAGCTGTTTTTTCTAATTTGATTATTATTTCTGTATTAATAATAAATATTAGCTTTTCTTGGTTGGTTTTAAAGAAAAAGAAAAATACTTACAGTAGTAATGGGGGGAC